From Candidatus Gastranaerophilales bacterium, one genomic window encodes:
- a CDS encoding winged helix-turn-helix domain-containing protein: MMEMIGQSAGQIWEYLSSNGEVSLAKMKKDLDLKANFAEMGLGWLAREGKVDISKKGTATKVKLV; the protein is encoded by the coding sequence ATGATGGAAATGATAGGACAATCTGCAGGACAAATTTGGGAATATTTAAGCTCAAACGGTGAAGTTTCTTTGGCAAAAATGAAAAAGGATCTTGACTTAAAGGCAAACTTTGCTGAAATGGGTCTTGGTTGGCTAGCTAGAGAAGGCAAAGTCGATATTTCTAAAAAAGGTACTGCAACAAAAGTTAAATTAGTATAA
- the leuD gene encoding 3-isopropylmalate dehydratase small subunit: MAKTLKGQAWVYKDNVDTDVIIPARYLNTSDAKELAKYCMEDIDKTFAQNVKQGDIMVAGENFGCGSSREHAPISIKTAGISVIIAKTFARIFFRNAINIGLPILEHPTLPDEVKKGDEIEVDLSQGIVKNLSSGKEYTCAKFPPAIQDLINKGGLINYTKDKMGV, translated from the coding sequence ATGGCTAAAACACTAAAAGGACAGGCATGGGTTTATAAAGACAACGTTGACACTGATGTAATTATTCCCGCAAGATACCTTAACACTTCGGATGCAAAGGAACTTGCTAAATACTGTATGGAAGATATAGACAAAACGTTTGCACAAAACGTAAAACAAGGCGACATTATGGTTGCAGGCGAAAATTTTGGTTGCGGAAGCTCAAGAGAGCATGCCCCGATTTCAATTAAGACAGCCGGCATCTCTGTTATTATCGCTAAAACATTTGCCAGAATCTTTTTCAGAAATGCAATAAACATAGGTTTACCAATTTTAGAGCATCCTACATTACCTGATGAAGTTAAAAAAGGTGACGAGATAGAAGTGGATTTATCTCAAGGTATCGTTAAAAACCTTTCCAGCGGAAAAGAATATACATGTGCTAAATTTCCACCTGCTATCCAAGATTTAATCAACAAAGGCGGACTTATAAACTACACTAAAGACAAAATGGGAGTTTAA
- the leuB gene encoding 3-isopropylmalate dehydrogenase, whose amino-acid sequence MKEYKIALLPGDGIGPEIMDEAVKVLAAIEKKFDYKFEYKKALIGGCAYEKYGNPLPTETLDIAKDSDAVFLGAVGDWKYDTLPPEVRPEKALLGIRKGLNLFANLRPATVYPELVSSSPLKPAIVSGVDIMIVRELTGDVYFGEPKGVEVINGEKTGYNNMIYKESEVRRIAKIAFETAMKRNKKLCSVDKANVLDVSRLWREIVLEVAKDYPEVELSHMYVDNAAMQLIRDPKQFDVIVTGNIFGDILSDEASMLSGSLGLLPSASLAEEGPGMYEPIHGSAPDLRGQDVVNPIATILSAAMMLKYSFNDDKAHDTIVKAVKTTLQEGYRTKDIFSEGMTLVGTKEMGDIIAAHTLEA is encoded by the coding sequence ATGAAAGAATATAAAATCGCTCTATTACCGGGTGACGGCATTGGTCCTGAAATTATGGACGAAGCAGTTAAAGTTTTAGCAGCTATAGAAAAAAAATTCGACTATAAATTTGAATACAAAAAAGCTTTAATCGGTGGCTGTGCATACGAAAAATACGGAAATCCTTTGCCGACAGAAACTTTAGACATAGCAAAAGATTCTGATGCGGTATTTTTAGGTGCAGTAGGAGACTGGAAATATGACACATTACCTCCTGAAGTTCGACCGGAAAAAGCTCTTTTGGGCATAAGAAAAGGCTTGAACTTGTTTGCAAATCTTCGTCCGGCAACCGTGTATCCTGAGCTGGTTTCATCATCACCTTTGAAGCCTGCCATAGTTTCAGGCGTTGACATCATGATTGTTAGAGAATTAACCGGCGATGTCTATTTTGGAGAACCCAAAGGTGTCGAGGTTATTAACGGCGAAAAAACAGGCTACAACAACATGATTTACAAAGAATCTGAAGTCAGAAGAATTGCCAAAATCGCATTTGAGACAGCAATGAAAAGAAACAAAAAATTGTGCTCAGTAGACAAAGCAAACGTCCTTGATGTATCAAGATTGTGGAGAGAAATAGTTCTTGAAGTTGCTAAAGACTACCCCGAAGTCGAACTATCACACATGTACGTAGATAACGCTGCAATGCAATTAATCAGAGACCCAAAACAATTTGATGTTATTGTAACAGGTAACATTTTTGGCGATATTCTATCAGATGAAGCTTCTATGCTATCAGGCTCTTTAGGGCTTTTACCAAGTGCTTCTTTAGCAGAAGAAGGTCCGGGCATGTACGAACCTATCCACGGTTCAGCACCTGATTTAAGAGGGCAAGATGTTGTAAACCCGATTGCAACAATACTCTCAGCAGCCATGATGCTAAAATACAGTTTCAACGACGATAAAGCCCATGACACAATCGTAAAAGCTGTAAAGACAACCCTTCAAGAAGGTTACAGAACAAAAGACATTTTCTCTGAAGGCATGACGTTAGTCGGGACAAAAGAAATGGGTGACATCATTGCAGCACATACACTCGAAGCCTAA